A stretch of the Bacillus anthracis str. Vollum genome encodes the following:
- a CDS encoding NAD(P)/FAD-dependent oxidoreductase, which produces MNREELFDVTVIGGGPAGLYSAFYSGLREMKTKIIEFQPQLGGKIHVYPEKMIWDIGGLLPVTGEKLIEQLVQQGLTFQPEVVLNTKIESIIRNKDGIFTLKTSTGEEHFSKTVIVATGSGILNPQKLSIEGAERFEVSNLNYTVKSLKRFKNKTVIISGGGNSAIDWANELEPIAKKVYLTYRKEELSGHEAQVKQLMNSSAECFFNTSITTLIAGDNHEAIEYVELTNHETGEVSQLAIDEVIINHGYERDITLLENSELDVAIIDNYYIAGNANSESSVDGLYAAGDILKHEGKLHLIAGAFQDAGNAVNKAKQFIQPDASEYGMVSSHNEVFKKRNRELIKQMMK; this is translated from the coding sequence ATGAATCGAGAAGAATTGTTTGATGTAACTGTGATAGGCGGAGGACCTGCAGGGCTTTATTCAGCTTTTTATAGTGGACTCAGAGAAATGAAAACAAAAATAATAGAATTTCAACCACAGTTAGGTGGGAAAATACATGTTTATCCGGAGAAAATGATTTGGGATATTGGCGGATTATTACCGGTTACTGGCGAAAAGTTAATTGAGCAACTTGTACAACAAGGGTTAACATTTCAGCCAGAAGTTGTATTGAATACAAAAATAGAATCAATTATTCGTAATAAAGATGGTATTTTTACGTTAAAAACAAGCACTGGAGAAGAACACTTTTCAAAAACAGTGATCGTTGCAACTGGAAGTGGTATATTGAATCCACAAAAGTTATCAATTGAAGGTGCGGAGCGATTTGAAGTATCGAACTTAAATTATACAGTTAAATCGTTAAAACGTTTCAAAAATAAAACGGTCATTATTTCAGGCGGAGGTAACTCTGCAATTGATTGGGCAAATGAGTTAGAACCAATTGCGAAAAAAGTCTATTTAACATATAGAAAAGAAGAATTATCTGGGCATGAGGCACAAGTAAAACAACTTATGAACAGTTCTGCAGAATGTTTCTTTAATACATCGATTACAACATTAATTGCTGGCGATAACCATGAAGCGATTGAATATGTAGAATTAACAAATCACGAAACGGGAGAGGTTTCTCAGTTAGCTATCGATGAAGTTATTATTAATCATGGATATGAACGTGACATTACATTATTAGAAAATAGTGAGTTAGACGTTGCGATTATAGATAATTATTATATTGCAGGTAATGCAAATAGTGAATCTTCAGTAGACGGATTATATGCTGCTGGAGATATTTTAAAGCATGAAGGAAAATTACACTTAATTGCGGGAGCATTCCAAGATGCTGGAAATGCTGTAAATAAAGCGAAACAATTTATTCAACCAGATGCAAGTGAGTATGGAATGGTTTCTTCGCATAATGAAGTATTTAAGAAGAGAAATCGTGAATTGATTAAGCAGATGATGAAATAA
- a CDS encoding helix-turn-helix domain-containing protein, with the protein MNALYITVEEAAEYLNLPKSYIEELIQQKKIRALFDGEQYLLNKEQFNTHLEQMEKYKQLVEEILNEPIPEDMDVKDED; encoded by the coding sequence ATGAATGCGTTGTATATAACAGTAGAAGAAGCTGCAGAGTATTTGAATTTACCAAAGTCGTATATTGAAGAGCTAATTCAGCAAAAGAAAATTCGTGCACTATTTGATGGAGAGCAATATTTATTAAATAAAGAACAATTCAATACACATTTAGAACAAATGGAGAAATATAAGCAATTAGTGGAAGAAATATTGAACGAACCAATTCCGGAAGATATGGATGTTAAAGATGAAGATTAA
- a CDS encoding spore coat protein: protein MENVLCCDQIKCLVGETVKVNLRGPESRVGELVSLGKDYLTLQLPHGELVYYQLKHVKSLVKKVKESKCGDCYSSCFCSDEDTFLDILKDLKYKWVKINRGGPECMDGLLSEVHHGCITLVNCDEVIYVINSHIKSVSQVVKCKKNEDE, encoded by the coding sequence TTGGAGAATGTATTATGCTGTGACCAAATTAAATGTTTAGTTGGTGAGACTGTAAAAGTAAACCTTCGCGGACCAGAAAGTCGAGTGGGTGAGCTCGTATCGTTAGGCAAAGATTATTTAACGTTACAATTACCTCATGGTGAATTAGTATATTATCAGTTGAAACATGTGAAGAGCCTAGTTAAGAAAGTGAAAGAAAGTAAATGTGGCGATTGCTATAGTTCATGTTTCTGCTCTGATGAGGATACTTTTTTAGATATATTAAAAGACTTGAAGTATAAGTGGGTAAAAATTAATCGTGGTGGTCCAGAATGTATGGATGGTTTATTAAGTGAGGTACACCATGGCTGTATTACACTAGTAAACTGCGATGAAGTTATTTATGTAATTAACTCTCATATTAAGAGTGTGAGTCAAGTAGTTAAATGTAAAAAGAATGAAGATGAATAA